The window CAATTTCGCCCCCGATCTCGCATCTACCACGACCTTCTTCAATGATCTCAATCTCCACCACCGTCTGTCACACCGATGCCTCCTAGAAAGCTGGAGCGGCGGGTCTGGCCTGGATCTTCTCAGATCATGCGGGTACCGAAAGTTCCCATAAAGCCATCTCGCTTAATCATGTATTTTGTCTGCTCATGGCAGAAGCCTTGGCCATCAGAGGAGCACTCCTGCATGCAGCATCTATCAAAATCACCCACATCTGTTTTCGATCAGATTCTCAAGTGCTTATTCAAGTAATCTGTCAGAAGAAATTGATAATGAAACTCTTCGTCGTTCTGTCTGATATCTGACTCTCTCCCGTTCTTCGCTGCTTCtccttttgtttcttgttgttTCAATTTCATTTCTCGAACTGAAAATGGGCATGCTGACCAGCTCGCAAAAGTCTAACTTGCATCCTCCTTTGTAATCAAATTTATTGGGCCCCTTTGATTACCTTAATGAATTTCtatgttgcacaaaaaaaaagttttagtcaTTTACATGAAAATTGTGATTTTCTTTAACTAATTGTTGTCCAAACATATATATCTACTATATTTGAATACAAATCTATTATAATTCGTATTGGCTCAGAAGTATTACTAAATTTAAGTATGTTTGAGGGAAACAGATTTAGAACATTAACTATAACCATTATGATACATAGACACCTTAACGAGACACATGAATTCACAAGTCACAAACATCTCTAACGCCTAACGAAAGTACGAGACTTGTTTTTCGGCAACTGTTTCTCTTTTCCAGTGTGTTTTTTGATCTGACCGGAGATGGAGATTGCAATAATCGTTGCActaaataacaaattttaaatatcccTATATTATATGCATGTGAGACATCCGACAGTGACGTGACTTGTAAAGTCttttatcatcatattatttattacttattattACTCAATGGTGATATTTATTTGATTAcattctatatatttttctatttaaaatttgaacacTGATGTATACTAGTAGACTACCATCTACACTCGTAACGTAACTATAGATATTTAGATTTCAGTGTCATAAGACTCAGAAAGGAGGCTTTTGAAAGTATGTGATGATATATCCACAAATACTAATTGCCATACCATATTGTACTATCtactgaattttttttcttggtttatCTGTTAACCTGCGAAAAGTATTATAACCACTGTATCAATAATTAATTAAAGCTAGTTTAGTAAATGCAGTGTATCGAGTAAAAAGTGATTTAGAGTTGCATTAACAAACTAATAATTTACAGTTAATGTCAACATGTAGTCATGTACACTATATGTGTTGAGGTGTAAAAGAAGTACTACTGAAATAATTAATCTGAATTAATATTATACTAAATGCAATGCATATTGGTGTAAATATATGTTAATTGAATTTCGCTAATTTACTAGTTCTTTTCTAGAGTTAATATTCAATAGCAGATATCTTCAATTACTgatgttttgttaaactattttttactttaccGCTTAAAACTTCTGGCaaataaacttatttattttctatcaaCGCCAATACACCATTCATAtactttttttgaaacttaccaTTCATATACTTATGACCAAAGATTAccaaatattcaaaagaattcCAACAAATCAGAATAGATCTCAATTCAGATTGGATAGTCTTAAAAGCTTTTTCATCCCTAACGTTTCCACCTTAAAATGTTACATTTAGAAACAGCCAAAGCATGAAGATTATGTTTACAGACTAATAGACTATTGACATATCAAACACCTTTACTATGGTAAAATATATACTTGTTGGAATTTCCAGGTTTATAAATATGTATGAAACATATGtttgaataattattttcaaGAGTATCTAGACTGTAATCCAACTTTAATAGTTTTCTAAGAAAATACAGATACAAAATATCtataatttaaatatgtaaGATACGTCATTATTACCCATTGAATAACAAAATGGAAACCTAATAACTTTCTACATGATATCATTTTATGGAGAGTAGAATTCAGAATTCAATTGAAATGCCATTGATCAGAACTCGTCTAGCCTAAATTTAAGATATCTCCAAAttgaatatgaaaattttcaacaaaacaaaatgaatgCTAATTTACAAATGGCAAAACACTTATTACAGGGTCAGCATAATTCTCGGTAAGAATAATTCTACAGATTACTGAGCTAAGATTAAGAATTTAATAATTGAATATGTTGACTTTAAGTGTGTTACAAAAGCCCCTAGGAGAGAGGCTAGTAGTGGCAACGAGCCTTCTTTGTCTGAAAAGGCAAAGAAAACAAAGAGGAATagtagtttcaaaaaaaaaaaaaaaaaaaacaaagaggaataataaaatttgaaataagaGAGCCACATCATGTGCTTCTTctctaaccaaaataaaaagttaCCGTTGGCTTAGACTCAGAGTTAGAAGCAAATCGTTTCCTTCATGAACCAACGGTCATCTTAATCACCTAGCCGTTGCtattttctttaataataataataagttttttttttcttccttttaaaattttaatttattttatttcctttgAATCCTTCTCTTATATCATGGCTTCTCTCTGACTCGTCAGGATCCAATTGCATCAGACGTGAACAGACAGAGAGATCCTCTTCGTTTGATGCTCTTCATCTTTTTACTCTAGAGTTCTCTGTAGTGGGTTTTGAGCTTTCTTCTCAAATCAAATATCAAACATGGTTAATCAAGAACCCATTACAGCGATTCTTCAAGGTAGTTCAGCTAAACACGTTTTAAAAGATCTGATAATTAGAGGTCTCAACACGAAGAGACAATCTGACAtcaatatgttattttttttttatctcagaTGAAACGAGAAGAAGCACAAAATTGGGTTTAGAGATGAAAAGACAGAACAGGAGAGCATTGTCTGTAATTAACCAGAACCTCGTTGTTGCAAAAGCTTATCCTTGCGTTGTTAACAAGAGAAGAGGCTTGTCTGAGTAAATCACtttaactctctctctcaatcaCAAAGCTCATCTCTTTTTtctagaaaaaatattattattatttttaaaaaagctctgagttttttttttttttgaatttgtgcAGATCTCAAGAAGAGACAAAGAAACTGAAACCATCAGTTCCAAGCGGGAACGAGTTTGGTGATTGTATATTCATTGATGATGAAgacgaagaggaagaggaagcagCTACATTGGACCAATCTATGCCAATGTCATTAGAGGAACCTTACATAGAATCTGATCCAATggtatttaattaattaataatgttaaaaaaaaagattatttagcCTTGAGAGTTCAAAATGAAATTTCAATTTCGGACAGGAGGAAGAAGTTGAGATGGAGGAGGAGGAACAAGAACCAGTTTTAGATATTGATGTAGACGATGCACACAACCCTCTTGCAGTTATTGAATACGTCCAAGATCTACACGAGTTCTACAGAAAAAACGAGGTATGACCTTTGTTTGTTTTAATGGTTTAAAGAGTTCTTGTCTGAGACTGAGACTCTGGTTAATCTTGTGCAGAGGTTTAGTTGTGTTCCTCAAGATTACATGGCGCAACAGTATGACATAACAGAGAAAATGAGAGCTATACTTATCGATTGGCTCATCGAGGTATGTACTAAAAAGATCTTAAAAACTCATTGGCAATGGGTTATATTTATACGACTCTTATTGGAATGTTTGTGTAGGTACATGATAAATTCGAGCTAATGAACGAGACATTGTATCTAACAGTGAACCTTATAGATAGATTTTTATCAAAGCAAGCTGTTGTAAGAAAGAAGCTTCAGCTTGTTGGTTTAGTTGCCTTGCTCTTAGCTTGCAAGTACGAAGAGGTTTCTGTACCTATTGTTGAAGATTTAGTTGTCATCTCTGACAAAGCCTATACCAGAAACGATGTTTTAGAAATGGTATGACTCATAAGAttatttcttgtttttgtttcggAAAAAAGATtacattttatatgattttaacaaagcttgtgtgtgtgtgtgcaggAGAAGATTATGCTTAATACTTTGCAATTCAACATGTCGTTACCGACACAATACCCTTTCTTGAAGAGGTTCCTCAAGGCAGCTCAATCAGACAAGAAGGTATGAATTTACAACTATCTTTTGTATACTGAAACAGCTTGTTAACTTATCAAACACCATGTACAACTATCGATGATTAGTCTCCTTATATGAGATAATTGATTAGGCAGGCATTTAGACCGATTTCTTCAGAAGTCAGTCTAGAAAAATAGTTTCGTTTAAGTCGGATATGTCGAATAGGCCTACACacccgatttttagaacactaaCTATGTATGAAATATAAGTAACTTTGTCTATTGAAAACAGCTTGAGATGTTGGCATCGTTCCTGATGGAGCTGGCTCTTGTGGACTACGAAATGCTACGTTATCCACCATCGTTACTAGCAGCCAGTGCAGTGTACACAGCTAAATGTACAATCCATGGCTTCAGCGAATGGAACAGCACTTGTGAATTCCACAGTCACTACTCTGAGG of the Brassica rapa cultivar Chiifu-401-42 chromosome A03, CAAS_Brap_v3.01, whole genome shotgun sequence genome contains:
- the LOC103862424 gene encoding cyclin-B2-2 — encoded protein: MVNQEPITAILQDETRRSTKLGLEMKRQNRRALSVINQNLVVAKAYPCVVNKRRGLSESQEETKKLKPSVPSGNEFGDCIFIDDEDEEEEEAATLDQSMPMSLEEPYIESDPMEEEVEMEEEEQEPVLDIDVDDAHNPLAVIEYVQDLHEFYRKNERFSCVPQDYMAQQYDITEKMRAILIDWLIEVHDKFELMNETLYLTVNLIDRFLSKQAVVRKKLQLVGLVALLLACKYEEVSVPIVEDLVVISDKAYTRNDVLEMEKIMLNTLQFNMSLPTQYPFLKRFLKAAQSDKKLEMLASFLMELALVDYEMLRYPPSLLAASAVYTAKCTIHGFSEWNSTCEFHSHYSEDQLRECSRRMVSLHQKAATDKLTGVRRKYSSSKFGYIATKYEAAAAHFLLVSDSPKL